A single region of the Pseudomonas marginalis genome encodes:
- a CDS encoding Rieske (2Fe-2S) protein, translating to MSHEALVLCCLDELVEGQARGFDPLGTGKDSVFALRHDGEVRVYRNSCPHLEVRLEYRKDRFLSVDGRQIVCYAHGARFLPDSGLCVYGPCLGDSLSALQWHAEADWLVLEADQLEAYAS from the coding sequence ATGAGTCACGAGGCCCTGGTGCTCTGTTGCCTGGATGAACTGGTGGAAGGGCAGGCCCGCGGGTTCGATCCCCTGGGCACGGGGAAGGACAGTGTGTTCGCCCTGCGCCATGACGGCGAAGTGCGGGTCTATCGCAACAGCTGTCCGCACCTGGAGGTGCGCCTGGAGTACCGCAAGGATCGTTTTCTCAGCGTCGATGGCCGCCAGATCGTCTGTTACGCCCATGGTGCCCGGTTCCTTCCGGACAGTGGTCTGTGCGTCTACGGGCCGTGCCTGGGGGACAGCCTGAGCGCACTGCAATGGCATGCAGAGGCCGATTGGCTGGTGCTCGAAGCGGATCAGTTGGAGGCGTATGCATCCTGA
- a CDS encoding FAD-dependent oxidoreductase codes for MNAVKKVLIVGGGIGGLCAAIALRRQDIEVDLVELKTQWTVYGVGIIQQSNVVREMAKLGVLDGYLDAAYAFEDVTINTTAGEQLARIPGKRLAGPEYPANIGISRLALHQVLSETVAALGVSVRLGLSVESLEQMGEGVDVLFTDASRGRYDLVVGADGLYSHLRGLLFGEQYLPRFTGQSVWRYNFPRAAGIDHLATFQGPAGNAGLVPLGRDQMYLFVTSHEPANPRMEAATLATQMRQRLSGFTGLIGELREQITDSDQVVYKPLEVLFVSEPWYRGRVVLIGDAVHATTPHLGQGAGMAIEDAVVLGEELIAGGSLEQQLQRFMARRYERCKFISDSSVLAGDKEMAHDSSFDRIGLVRRMLDVTAAPI; via the coding sequence ATGAACGCAGTGAAAAAGGTGCTTATCGTCGGTGGTGGTATCGGTGGTCTATGTGCGGCAATCGCTTTGCGTCGCCAGGACATCGAAGTCGATCTTGTCGAGCTCAAGACGCAGTGGACAGTCTATGGCGTTGGCATCATCCAGCAGAGTAACGTCGTCCGTGAGATGGCCAAGCTGGGTGTGTTGGACGGCTACTTGGATGCCGCCTACGCGTTCGAGGATGTGACCATCAACACCACCGCCGGTGAACAACTGGCGCGAATTCCCGGCAAGCGCCTGGCGGGGCCCGAGTATCCAGCCAACATCGGCATCTCGCGCCTGGCCCTGCATCAAGTCCTCAGCGAAACCGTTGCTGCCCTTGGCGTCTCGGTTCGTCTGGGCCTGAGTGTCGAGTCGCTGGAGCAGATGGGCGAGGGCGTCGATGTGCTGTTCACCGATGCCAGTCGCGGTCGCTACGACCTGGTCGTCGGCGCCGATGGCCTGTACTCCCACCTGCGCGGTCTGCTGTTTGGCGAGCAGTACCTGCCGCGCTTCACCGGTCAATCGGTGTGGCGCTACAACTTTCCTCGTGCCGCTGGAATTGATCATCTGGCCACCTTCCAGGGACCTGCCGGTAACGCCGGACTGGTGCCGCTGGGCCGCGACCAGATGTACCTGTTCGTGACTTCCCATGAGCCCGCCAACCCCAGGATGGAGGCTGCCACGCTGGCGACCCAGATGCGCCAGCGCCTGAGTGGTTTCACCGGGCTGATCGGCGAACTGCGCGAGCAAATAACCGACAGCGACCAGGTGGTCTACAAGCCGCTGGAGGTGCTGTTCGTCAGCGAGCCCTGGTACCGCGGCCGTGTCGTGTTGATTGGCGACGCAGTGCATGCCACGACGCCGCACTTGGGCCAAGGGGCCGGCATGGCCATTGAAGATGCTGTCGTGCTTGGCGAAGAGTTGATCGCCGGCGGCAGCCTCGAACAGCAGCTCCAACGCTTTATGGCGCGCCGTTATGAGCGCTGCAAATTCATCAGCGACAGCTCGGTGCTGGCCGGTGACAAGGAAATGGCCCACGACAGCAGCTTCGACCGGATCGGCCTGGTCAGGCGGATGCTCGACGTCACGGCAGCGCCTATCTGA
- a CDS encoding DUF1302 domain-containing protein produces the protein MATRKFAASRRVPFTLTLAASLGLGASAAQAFQIDTGSPDLSLRWDNTLKYSAAWRLKEPSSKLSEGQTALNQNDGDHNFGKGLISNRLDILSELDIGFHNFGARLSGAAWYDTVYQDRNDNNDAASANQRSVGFNEFTSDTRQLHGGDGELLDAFVYWNGELADRTLSVRAGRHGLIWGESLFFGGNGIAGAMAPVDVVKAQSVPNTQFKEITRPVNQLSTAYQLTDDVSLGAFYQLEWEATRLPGAGSYFSTSDTIGDGNERLITGGPFPDFLGGNANSPAAFFHGKDKKARSSGQGGLQLKYNTGTTDYGLYALQYHEKTPTLYLKPNATGPNFSTGQVGEYSWVYPEDIRVLGASFATSVNEYSFAGEASMRWNMPLVSNAQTVLPGAEADNNDDALYAVGRTAHVNLNVLASLGPSFVANEASLVGEIAWNRLLAVTRNRAALDPNATDDGLGLKLVYTPTYRQFFPGVDISVPLGISYFPMGKSAVISGFGPDRGGDMNIGVSATYLDQVTVGLTYTHFYGPEDTSLNAANQFNYKQSLKDRDYLAFSVKTTF, from the coding sequence ATGGCTACTCGCAAGTTCGCTGCGTCGCGGCGCGTCCCCTTCACCCTGACCCTTGCGGCCAGCCTGGGGCTTGGCGCTTCGGCTGCCCAGGCCTTTCAGATCGACACCGGTAGTCCCGATCTCAGCTTGCGCTGGGACAACACGCTGAAGTACAGCGCGGCCTGGCGCCTGAAGGAGCCCAGCAGCAAGCTCAGCGAAGGGCAGACGGCGTTGAACCAGAACGACGGTGATCACAACTTCGGGAAGGGGTTGATCTCCAATCGCCTGGATATTCTTTCCGAGCTGGACATCGGCTTTCACAACTTCGGCGCCCGTCTGAGCGGTGCGGCCTGGTACGACACTGTCTACCAGGACCGCAACGACAACAACGACGCGGCCAGTGCCAACCAGCGTTCGGTGGGTTTCAACGAGTTCACCAGTGATACCCGTCAACTGCACGGCGGTGACGGTGAACTGTTGGATGCGTTCGTCTACTGGAACGGTGAGCTGGCCGACCGTACCTTGTCGGTTCGCGCCGGGCGCCACGGGCTGATCTGGGGCGAGAGCCTGTTCTTCGGCGGCAACGGCATTGCCGGAGCCATGGCGCCGGTGGACGTGGTCAAGGCGCAATCGGTGCCCAACACCCAATTCAAGGAAATCACCCGACCGGTCAACCAGCTCTCGACCGCCTACCAACTAACCGACGATGTGTCATTGGGCGCCTTCTACCAGTTGGAGTGGGAAGCCACCCGCTTGCCGGGCGCCGGTAGCTATTTCTCCACCAGCGATACCATCGGCGACGGCAATGAACGGCTGATCACCGGCGGGCCGTTCCCGGATTTCCTCGGCGGTAATGCCAACAGCCCGGCTGCGTTTTTCCATGGCAAGGACAAGAAAGCCAGGAGTTCCGGCCAGGGCGGCCTGCAGCTCAAGTACAACACCGGGACGACGGATTACGGCCTGTACGCACTCCAATATCACGAGAAAACCCCAACGCTGTACTTGAAGCCGAATGCCACCGGGCCGAACTTCAGTACCGGGCAAGTCGGCGAATATTCCTGGGTCTACCCGGAAGATATCCGGGTCCTGGGCGCCAGTTTCGCGACCTCCGTGAACGAGTACAGCTTTGCCGGCGAGGCATCGATGCGCTGGAACATGCCGCTGGTGTCCAACGCCCAGACCGTCCTGCCGGGCGCCGAGGCGGACAACAACGACGACGCCCTCTATGCCGTCGGCCGTACGGCCCACGTCAACCTCAACGTCCTGGCATCGCTGGGCCCTTCCTTCGTCGCCAATGAAGCCAGCCTGGTAGGGGAAATCGCCTGGAACCGCCTGCTCGCCGTAACCAGGAACCGCGCCGCCCTAGACCCTAACGCCACTGATGATGGCCTGGGCTTGAAGTTGGTTTACACGCCCACCTATCGCCAGTTCTTTCCGGGCGTGGATATCAGCGTGCCGCTGGGCATCAGCTATTTCCCCATGGGCAAGTCGGCTGTGATCAGCGGGTTCGGCCCCGACAGAGGCGGGGACATGAACATCGGCGTCTCCGCCACCTATTTGGACCAAGTGACGGTGGGGCTGACCTACACCCACTTTTACGGTCCCGAGGACACCAGCCTCAACGCCGCCAACCAGTTCAATTACAAGCAGTCGCTGAAGGATCGGGATTACCTGGCTTTCTCCGTCAAGACCACGTTCTAA
- a CDS encoding DUF1329 domain-containing protein: MTIQFTLKALCLTLLAAAAPMALAASAEQAAALGKTLTPFGAEKAGNADGSIPAWDGGYTKVDPGYVPGGKRSDPFAADKPLYSITAQNLAKYADKLSDGTKELFKRFPDTYRIDVYPTRRTAAAPQWVYDNTFKNATRAKLVDSSAGLIPDGAYGGIPFPIPQNGTEAIWNHVLNWRGTSVAGHFRHYLMTADGNQVMTSDGLLTQEMPYYFQEGGPENYSGDYWQVHFVNLGPAIRAGEQILGRENINGDKSQAHVYLSGQRRVRTLPNACCDTPTPSTAGVMSFDELSVWGGRTDRFDWKLVGKQEMYVPYNTNKVQNAAQPQDLLGKHHLNPDYVRWELHRVWVLESTVAAGKRHQLPKGRYYLDEDTWQALLGDRWDASGQLAKTLWSLPSVLPDLPGLVQLSSGFYDLTSGAWFIQNLYAGLPDQYRAVDRYKSSEFSPAAMAGRGVR, translated from the coding sequence ATGACCATTCAGTTCACTCTAAAGGCCTTGTGCTTAACCCTGCTGGCCGCTGCCGCGCCGATGGCCTTGGCCGCCAGCGCCGAACAAGCGGCCGCGCTGGGCAAGACCCTGACGCCCTTCGGTGCCGAGAAAGCCGGCAATGCCGACGGCAGTATTCCGGCCTGGGACGGTGGCTACACCAAGGTTGATCCAGGCTACGTCCCGGGCGGCAAACGCAGCGATCCATTTGCTGCGGACAAACCCTTGTACAGCATCACCGCCCAGAACCTGGCCAAGTACGCCGACAAACTCAGCGACGGCACCAAGGAGCTGTTCAAGCGTTTCCCGGACACCTATCGCATCGATGTCTATCCGACCCGGCGCACGGCGGCCGCGCCGCAGTGGGTCTATGACAACACGTTCAAGAATGCGACCCGCGCCAAACTGGTCGACAGCAGCGCCGGACTGATCCCCGACGGTGCCTATGGCGGGATCCCGTTCCCGATTCCACAGAATGGTACCGAAGCCATCTGGAACCATGTGCTGAACTGGCGCGGCACTTCGGTGGCGGGGCACTTTCGCCACTATCTGATGACCGCTGACGGCAACCAGGTGATGACCAGCGACGGCCTGTTGACCCAGGAAATGCCCTACTACTTTCAGGAGGGCGGCCCTGAGAACTATTCGGGCGACTACTGGCAGGTGCACTTTGTCAATCTCGGCCCGGCGATTCGTGCCGGTGAGCAGATCCTGGGGCGTGAAAACATCAACGGTGACAAATCCCAGGCCCATGTCTACCTGAGCGGTCAACGCCGGGTACGCACGCTGCCCAACGCTTGCTGCGATACGCCGACGCCGTCCACTGCCGGGGTCATGTCCTTCGATGAGTTGAGTGTGTGGGGTGGTCGCACGGACCGGTTCGACTGGAAACTGGTGGGCAAGCAGGAGATGTATGTCCCCTACAACACCAACAAGGTGCAAAACGCTGCCCAGCCGCAGGACCTGCTGGGCAAGCACCATCTGAACCCGGACTACGTGCGCTGGGAATTGCACCGCGTCTGGGTGCTCGAATCGACGGTGGCCGCCGGCAAGCGCCACCAGTTGCCCAAGGGGCGTTACTACCTCGATGAAGACACTTGGCAAGCCCTGCTCGGCGACCGTTGGGATGCCAGCGGCCAACTGGCCAAGACCCTCTGGTCGCTGCCTTCCGTATTGCCCGACCTGCCTGGGCTGGTGCAACTCTCTTCAGGTTTTTATGACCTGACCTCCGGTGCGTGGTTTATCCAGAATCTCTATGCCGGGTTGCCGGATCAGTATCGCGCGGTCGATCGCTACAAGTCCTCGGAGTTCTCGCCCGCGGCGATGGCGGGGCGTGGCGTGCGTTAG